In Papaver somniferum cultivar HN1 unplaced genomic scaffold, ASM357369v1 unplaced-scaffold_114, whole genome shotgun sequence, a genomic segment contains:
- the LOC113328789 gene encoding uncharacterized protein LOC113328789, which translates to MVRQLTLNSNHHQGGGFHTVNVFCSLPVAFALFVSATVLVALCAKHTIRRRQLATETLGCCPEDSKLTTSSSTMISPGRFFASVSNKAFPFIYKKRSCNQYEIVGDDEGSLGDGGLWQRGILMGEKCQPPDFSGVIYYDVYGRRVSEIPRSPRANPFPSSFSFPVAKDGSF; encoded by the coding sequence ATGGTCCGTCAACTAACACTCAACTCAAATCACCACCAGGGTGGTGGTTTTCATACTGTCAATGTTTTCTGTTCTCTTCCAGTGGCGTTTGCCTTATTTGTATCAGCAACGGTTTTAGTAGCTCTGTGTGCCAAACACACAATAAGGCGACGGCAGCTTGCTACTGAGACACTAGGATGTTGTCCCGAAGATTCAAAACTCACAACTAGTTCATCTACAATGATCTCACCTGGAAGATTTTTTGCAAGTGTAAGTAACAAAGCGTTTCCTTTTATCTACAAGAAAAGAAGTTGTAATCAGTACGAAATCGTTGGGGACGACGAGGGGTCACTTGGCGATGGTGGTTTATGGCAAAGAGGAATATTGATGGGTGAGAAATGTCAACCACCTGATTTTTCTGGGGTTATTTACTACGATGTTTATGGCCGACGGGTTTCTGAAATACCGAGGTCACCTCGTGCTAATCCTTTTCCGTCAAGCTTTTCATTTCCAGTTGCAAAAGATGGAAGCTTTTAA
- the LOC113328940 gene encoding alcohol dehydrogenase-like 3: MGSLEGNNNGSFNPTETRGKVITCKAAVVWGPKQPFVIEDIQVHPPQKLEVRIKILYTSICHTDLSAWKGESEAQRIYPRILGHEAVGIVESVGEGVNDMQEGDKVVPIFNGECQECIYCESEKTNLCEKFRVNPFKGVMHRDGKTRFTTRDGSQPIYHFLNTSTFSEYSVVDSACLVKIDSDAPLKMMTLLSCCVSTGVGAAWNTADVKEGSSLSIFGLGSVGLAVAEGARARGASRIIGVDTNPSKFIKGASMGVTDFINPMDSDKPVHEIIREMTGGKGVDYSFECAGNLSVLREAFLSTHDGWGLTVVLGIHPTPNMMPLHPMELFDGRKIVASVFGDFKGKSQLPKFADDCVSGVVKLDGFITHELPFLKINEAFDLLVNGESLRCLLQL, encoded by the exons ATGGGTAGCTTAGAAGGCAACAACAATGGCTCCTTCAATCCAACTGAAACAAGAGGAAAGGTGATCACTTGCAAAG CTGCTGTTGTTTGGGGACCAAAACAACCATTTGTAATAGAAGATATACAAGTCCATCCTCCTCAAAAATTGGAAGTTCGTATTAAAATTCTCTATACTTCTATCTGTCACACTGATCTAAGTGCTTGGAAAGGAGAG AGTGAAGCCCAACGAATCTATCCTCGCATACTCGGCCATGAAGCAGTTGG GATCGTCGAGAGTGTTGGAGAAGGAGTTAATGATATGCAGGAAGGAGATAAAGTGGTACCGATTTTTAACGGTGAATGTCAAGAATGTATTTATTGTGAATCAGAGAAGACTAATCTATGCGAGAAATTTCGGGTGAATCCGTTCAAAGGCGTTATGCATCGGGACGGAAAAACGAGGTTTACAACTCGGGATGGGTCACAACCGATTTACCATTTTCTTAACACTTCAACATTTAGTGAGTACAGTGTTGTTGACTCGGCTTGTCTTGTTAAGATCGATTCAGATGCTCCACTTAAGATGATGACTTTACTCAGCTGTTGCGTTTCAACAG GGGTTGGAGCCGCATGGAATACAGCAGATGTGAAAGAAGGATCATCTTTATCCATTTTTGGATTGGGTTCTGTTGGACTTGCG GTTGCCGAAGGTGCACGAGCTAGAGGAGCTTCTCGAATCATAGGTGTCGATACTAATCCGTCCAAGTTCATCAAAG GTGCGTCGATGGGTGTAACCGATTTTATCAACCCAATGGACTCGGATAAACCTGTACATGAG ATAATTAGAGAAATGACTGGAGGGAAAGGAGTTGATTACAGCTTCGAGTGTGCAGGCAACCTTAGCGTTCTACGGGAAGCATTTCTATCCACCCATGAC GGGTGGGGTCTAACAGTAGTTTTGGGAATTCACCCAACGCCAAACATGATGCCTCTCCATCCGATGGAATTGTTTGATGGTCGGAAAATCGTTGCATCCGTCTTTGGAGACTTTAAAGGGAAGTCCCAGTTGCCCAAATTTGCAGATGACTGCGTTAGCGGG GTGGTGAAACTGGATGGATTTATAACTCATGAGCTTCCCTTCTTAAAGATCAATGAAGCATTTGACCTTCTCGTGAATGGTGAATCTCTCAGATgtcttctccaactttaa